The following are from one region of the Balaenoptera acutorostrata chromosome 18, mBalAcu1.1, whole genome shotgun sequence genome:
- the LOC103008039 gene encoding 40S ribosomal protein S4, X isoform-like, with protein MARGPKKHLKHVAAPRHWMLDKLTGVFAPHPSTGPHKLRECLPLIIFLRNRLKYALTGNEVKKICMQRFIKNDGKVRTDITYPAGFMDVISIDKTGENFRLIYDTKGRFAVHRITPEEAKYKLCKVRKIFVGTKGIPHLVTHDARTIRYPDPLIKVNDTIQIDLDTGKITDFIKFDTDNLCMVAGGANLGRIGVITKREIHPGSFDVVHVKDANGNSFATWLSNIFVIGKGNKPWISLPRGKGIRPTIAEERDKRLAAKQSSG; from the coding sequence ATGGCTCGTGGTCCCAAGAAGCACCTGAAGCACGTAGCAGCTCCAAGGCATTGGATGCTGGATAAACTGACTGGTGTGTTTGCTCCTCATCCATCTACCGGTCCCCACAAGCTCAGGGAATGTCTCCCCCTAATTATTTTCCTAAGGAACAGACTTAAATATGCCCTAACAGGAAATGAAGTAAAGAAGATCTGCATGCAGCGTTTCATTAAGAATGATGGCAAGGTCCGCACCGATATAACTTACCCTGCTGGTTTTATGGATGTCATCAGCATTGACAAGACTGGAGAGAATTTTCGTCTGATCTATGACACCAAGGGTCGCTTTGCTGTTCATCGTATTACACCTGAGGAAGCCAAGTATAAGTTATGCAAAGTGAGAAAGATCTTTGTAGGGACAAAAGGAATCCCTCATCTGGTGACCCATGATGCTCGCACCATCCGCTACCCTGATCCCCTCATCAAGGTGAATGACACCATTCAGATTGATTTGGACACTGGCAAGATTACTGATTTCATCAAATTTGACACTGATAACCTGTGCATGGTGGCTGGAGGTGCTAACCTGGGAAGAATTGGTGTGATCACTAAACGGGAGATACATCCTGGTTCTTTTGATGTAGTTCATGTGAAAGATGCCAACGGCAATAGCTTTGCCACCTGGCTCTCCAACATTTTCGTTATTGGCAAAGGCAACAAACCATGGATCTCTCTTCCTCGTGGAAAGGGTATCCGCCCTACCATTGCTGAGGAGAGAGACAAAAGACTGGCAGCCAAACAGAGTAGTGGATAA